A genomic window from Cryobacterium sp. SO2 includes:
- a CDS encoding HPr family phosphocarrier protein, with protein MAERTVQIGSTHGLHARPAKLFTKAAAAAGAPVTLQKGDGKPVNAASILGVISLGINHGDSVTLSTDADNADVVLDELAGLLLTDHDA; from the coding sequence ATGGCCGAACGCACCGTACAGATCGGATCGACCCACGGGTTGCACGCCCGCCCCGCGAAACTGTTCACGAAGGCCGCCGCCGCCGCCGGCGCCCCCGTCACCCTGCAGAAGGGCGACGGCAAGCCGGTCAACGCCGCCAGCATCCTCGGCGTCATCTCGCTGGGCATCAACCACGGTGACAGCGTCACGCTCTCGACCGACGCCGACAACGCCGACGTCGTGCTCGACGAGCTCGCCGGGCTCCTCCTCACCGACCACGACGCCTGA